A genomic region of Streptomyces rimosus contains the following coding sequences:
- a CDS encoding type IV secretory system conjugative DNA transfer family protein produces the protein MPPSSNSSDGYDIAFRLLLGVLAIVVPFSNLAWLSGNITACLTGLPWAPYQPTAALLHPDQLWPQATETSLLVGARIVPGAVLLALGAAAGVLWARHKNRSGSRKKKITGMAKARDIEPLMAKAIEAKARSLRPSLKDTKHIEAKDTGILLGNLQGTPHEVRMGYEDVAVAIMAPRSGKTTSLAIPSILSAPGPVLLTSNKAAGDAYTTTLDARAEVGRVWSMDPQQIAHATREMWWNPLATAKTLDGANRLAGHFVSASVDASQQGDFWSKAGSNILSQLLLAAALDERPITDIMAWLAFPADRTPLDILRDHGFAAVAAQLKGTVEGPPETRDGIYETARQYAAALLNAEIAAWVTPQKDVAEFRPSQFVTSTDTLYLLSKDGGGGASALIAACADAVMRAATAEAERAGGRLDPPALAILDEAANVCKISDLPDLYSHLGSRGIIPITILQSYRQGQKVWGDAGMDAMWSASTVKVIGSGIDDPDFADKLSRMIGDHDVETTSISHSESGKSTSVSMRQERILPADAIRALAKGTALCFATGMRAAMLDLRPWYAEPGAKELSAASARASKAITERAVAKAAPAQTDFTTAT, from the coding sequence TTGCCCCCCTCGTCCAACAGCTCCGACGGGTACGACATCGCCTTCCGGCTCCTCCTCGGAGTCCTCGCCATCGTCGTCCCCTTCTCGAACCTCGCCTGGCTGTCCGGCAACATCACCGCCTGCCTCACCGGCCTTCCGTGGGCGCCGTACCAGCCGACCGCAGCCCTGCTCCATCCCGACCAGCTCTGGCCTCAGGCCACAGAAACGTCCCTGCTTGTCGGCGCCCGCATCGTTCCCGGCGCCGTCCTCCTCGCCCTCGGCGCCGCAGCCGGTGTCCTGTGGGCCCGCCACAAGAACCGCAGCGGCAGTCGGAAGAAAAAGATCACCGGCATGGCCAAGGCGCGGGACATCGAGCCGCTGATGGCCAAGGCGATCGAGGCCAAGGCCCGGTCCCTGCGCCCGAGCCTGAAGGACACCAAGCACATCGAGGCCAAGGACACCGGCATTCTCCTCGGTAACCTCCAAGGCACCCCGCACGAGGTGCGGATGGGCTACGAGGATGTCGCCGTCGCGATCATGGCTCCGCGATCGGGGAAGACCACCTCGCTGGCGATCCCCTCCATCCTGTCCGCCCCCGGCCCTGTCCTGCTGACCTCGAACAAGGCGGCGGGCGACGCCTACACCACGACGCTCGACGCCCGAGCGGAAGTGGGACGGGTGTGGTCAATGGACCCGCAGCAGATCGCCCACGCCACTCGCGAGATGTGGTGGAACCCCCTCGCCACCGCGAAGACCCTGGACGGCGCCAACCGGCTGGCCGGCCACTTCGTCTCCGCCTCCGTGGACGCCTCGCAGCAGGGGGACTTCTGGTCGAAGGCCGGTTCCAACATCCTGAGCCAGTTGCTGCTGGCCGCTGCCCTCGACGAGCGTCCGATCACCGACATCATGGCCTGGCTGGCCTTCCCCGCCGACCGCACCCCGCTCGATATCCTGCGCGACCACGGCTTCGCCGCCGTCGCCGCCCAGCTCAAGGGCACCGTCGAGGGCCCGCCCGAGACCCGTGACGGCATCTACGAGACGGCCCGCCAGTACGCCGCGGCCCTCCTCAACGCCGAGATCGCGGCGTGGGTGACACCGCAGAAGGACGTCGCAGAGTTCCGGCCGTCGCAGTTCGTCACCTCCACCGACACGCTCTACCTGCTCAGCAAGGACGGCGGAGGCGGCGCTTCGGCACTGATCGCGGCGTGCGCGGACGCGGTGATGCGGGCGGCAACCGCCGAAGCTGAACGCGCCGGCGGACGTCTTGACCCGCCGGCTCTGGCGATCCTCGACGAGGCGGCCAACGTGTGCAAGATCAGCGACTTGCCGGACCTGTACTCCCACCTCGGCAGCCGCGGAATCATCCCCATCACCATCCTCCAGTCCTACCGGCAGGGCCAGAAAGTCTGGGGGGACGCGGGCATGGACGCCATGTGGTCCGCCTCGACCGTGAAGGTCATCGGCAGCGGAATCGACGATCCGGATTTCGCGGACAAGCTGAGCCGCATGATCGGCGACCACGACGTGGAAACCACCTCCATCTCGCACTCCGAGTCCGGGAAGTCGACCTCCGTGTCGATGCGCCAGGAGCGGATCCTGCCCGCCGACGCGATCCGCGCCCTGGCCAAGGGCACCGCCCTGTGCTTCGCCACCGGCATGCGCGCCGCCATGCTCGACCTGCGCCCCTGGTACGCCGAGCCCGGCGCCAAGGAGTTGTCCGCCGCCTCCGCCCGCGCCTCGAAGGCCATCACTGAGCGCGCCGTCGCCAAGGCAGCCCCCGCGCAGACCGACTTCACCACCGCCACCTGA
- a CDS encoding adenine nucleotide alpha hydrolase family protein — translation MLALSAEGILPRVDCAIFADTGWEPAAVYAHLDRLEKEVAEPAGIPVLRVSAGNIREDALNPGHRFASMPLHVLNQDGKAGMTRRQCTGEYKIKPIKKQVRALLGYPYPRRIPKGVFVEQWVGISTDEFHRAKDADVAYMRNRHPLIELDWSRADCLRYLKQRGLADTPKSSCLGCPFHGNAQWRHIRDHSPAEWADVVAFDAAIRSGNARANASGNRLLGQAFLHRSRVPLDQAPIDHVTAAEWAARQAELGDQAPDGDARVVLEEGVADGCSPWACRGEQPTQDDFGLAA, via the coding sequence CTGCTCGCCCTGTCCGCCGAGGGAATCCTCCCGCGCGTCGACTGCGCGATCTTCGCCGACACCGGCTGGGAGCCGGCAGCCGTCTACGCCCATCTCGACCGCCTGGAGAAGGAGGTAGCCGAACCAGCCGGGATACCCGTGCTGCGCGTCTCGGCCGGGAACATCCGCGAGGACGCGCTCAACCCCGGCCACCGGTTCGCGTCCATGCCGCTGCACGTCCTCAACCAGGACGGCAAGGCCGGGATGACCCGTCGGCAGTGCACCGGCGAATACAAGATCAAACCGATAAAGAAGCAGGTACGCGCCCTCCTGGGCTACCCGTATCCCCGGCGCATCCCCAAGGGCGTGTTCGTCGAGCAGTGGGTCGGGATCTCCACCGATGAGTTCCACCGGGCCAAGGACGCCGACGTCGCCTACATGCGCAACCGGCACCCCCTGATCGAGCTGGACTGGTCGCGCGCCGACTGTCTGCGCTACCTGAAGCAGCGCGGTCTGGCCGACACCCCGAAGTCGAGCTGCCTGGGCTGCCCTTTCCACGGCAACGCCCAGTGGCGGCACATCCGGGACCACAGCCCGGCCGAGTGGGCCGACGTCGTCGCCTTCGACGCGGCTATCCGCAGCGGCAACGCCCGCGCCAATGCTTCCGGCAACCGGCTGCTCGGCCAGGCGTTCTTGCACCGCTCCCGCGTCCCGCTCGACCAGGCACCCATCGACCACGTCACCGCCGCCGAATGGGCCGCTCGCCAAGCTGAATTGGGCGACCAGGCCCCGGATGGTGACGCCCGCGTCGTGCTGGAGGAGGGCGTGGCCGACGGCTGCTCGCCCTGGGCCTGCCGCGGCGAGCAGCCGACACAGGACGACTTCGGGCTGGCCGCATGA
- a CDS encoding DNA cytosine methyltransferase, with protein MIVDLFAGPGGWSYALSLLGVRDIGLERDAWACRTRAAAGQLTLRTDVARYPVGPFVGRTTGVIASPPCQAWSMAGKRLGLLDQPLVHQAVADLAAGRDTRDKLLGACRDERSLLAAEPMRYLHALNTVGEPEWVAMEEVPDVAPLWKQYAAILRSWGFSVWCGILNAADFGVPQTRRRAILLASRSRPAEPPPPTHAQHGEPETLFGPGRAPWVSMAAALGWGATDRPVPTVCAGGGPGGGPEPFPSGSRKALADARDRGTWQHPPRPAGTERRLRRRSQPAVAAHESPPPSARPAPEWAWSLRTNSQTNATVRRADEPAGTLFFGHRANECLWIAEPATTTAGEDAPVPEAIRITAAEAGVLQTFPADYPWAGNKGQQFSQIGNAVPPRLAAHLLAPHLGRPLGPDDFTLAA; from the coding sequence ATGATCGTGGACCTGTTCGCCGGACCCGGCGGCTGGTCCTACGCCCTGTCGCTGCTCGGCGTCCGGGACATCGGGCTGGAGCGGGACGCGTGGGCCTGCCGCACCCGCGCCGCAGCCGGGCAGCTGACACTGCGCACCGACGTCGCCCGCTATCCGGTGGGGCCGTTCGTCGGCCGCACCACCGGTGTGATCGCCTCGCCGCCGTGTCAGGCGTGGTCGATGGCCGGCAAGCGGCTCGGCCTGCTCGACCAGCCGCTGGTCCACCAGGCCGTCGCCGACCTGGCCGCCGGTCGCGACACCCGCGACAAGCTGCTCGGTGCCTGCCGGGATGAGCGGTCGCTGCTGGCCGCCGAGCCCATGCGCTACCTCCATGCGCTGAACACGGTGGGCGAGCCGGAATGGGTGGCCATGGAGGAGGTCCCCGACGTCGCACCGCTGTGGAAGCAGTACGCGGCGATCTTGCGGTCGTGGGGTTTCTCCGTGTGGTGCGGGATTCTCAACGCGGCCGACTTCGGGGTGCCCCAGACGCGGCGGCGGGCGATCCTGCTCGCCTCCCGTTCCCGCCCCGCCGAGCCCCCGCCGCCGACCCACGCACAACACGGCGAGCCGGAGACCCTGTTCGGGCCCGGCCGTGCGCCGTGGGTGTCCATGGCCGCAGCCCTCGGCTGGGGTGCCACCGACCGCCCGGTACCGACCGTGTGCGCCGGGGGCGGACCCGGCGGGGGCCCTGAGCCGTTTCCCTCCGGCTCGCGCAAAGCCCTGGCCGACGCCCGGGACCGCGGCACCTGGCAGCACCCACCGCGCCCCGCAGGCACCGAACGGCGCCTGCGGCGCCGCAGCCAGCCCGCCGTCGCGGCCCACGAGAGCCCACCGCCGTCCGCGCGCCCGGCACCGGAGTGGGCGTGGTCGCTGCGCACCAACAGCCAGACGAACGCCACCGTGCGCCGCGCCGACGAGCCCGCCGGCACCCTGTTCTTCGGACACCGCGCCAACGAATGCCTCTGGATCGCCGAACCCGCCACCACCACAGCGGGCGAGGACGCCCCCGTGCCGGAGGCAATCCGCATCACCGCCGCCGAGGCGGGCGTGCTGCAGACCTTCCCCGCCGACTACCCGTGGGCCGGCAACAAGGGCCAGCAGTTCTCCCAGATCGGCAACGCCGTCCCGCCCAGGCTCGCCGCCCACCTGCTGGCCCCGCACCTCGGCCGCCCCCTCGGCCCCGACGACTTCACCCTCGCCGCCTGA